A stretch of Thermodesulfobacteriota bacterium DNA encodes these proteins:
- the fliN gene encoding flagellar motor switch protein FliN: MPDKSLDDAWADALSDQSGGGKAAKGGDEWSVAMGGGSHAAEFEELGDGSAQQLGTQNLEFLLDVPLEVTVELGRSTMIVNRLLQLTQGSVVELDKAAGEPVDIYVNGKMMGKGEVIVLNERFGVRITEIISQADRVKNMG; the protein is encoded by the coding sequence ATGCCGGACAAATCCCTGGACGATGCCTGGGCCGATGCCCTGTCCGATCAGAGCGGGGGCGGCAAGGCGGCCAAGGGCGGGGACGAGTGGTCCGTGGCCATGGGCGGCGGCAGCCACGCCGCTGAGTTCGAAGAGCTGGGGGACGGGTCTGCCCAGCAGCTGGGCACCCAGAACCTGGAATTCCTCCTGGACGTGCCCCTGGAGGTGACGGTGGAGCTGGGCAGAAGCACCATGATCGTCAACCGCCTCCTGCAGCTCACCCAAGGCTCGGTGGTGGAGCTGGACAAGGCGGCCGGCGAGCCGGTGGACATTTACGTCAACGGCAAGATGATGGGCAAGGGCGAGGTGATCGTCCTCAACGAGCGCTTCGGGGTGCGGATCACCGAGATCATCAGCCAGGCCGACCGGGTGAAGAACATGGGGTGA